Part of the Prunus dulcis unplaced genomic scaffold, ALMONDv2, whole genome shotgun sequence genome, AATGCAATGGAGCCATTCCCAGTAGCAGTTCCACCCCCAACAACAATCTTCAAATCCTCATAATCAACTACACTTTTTTCTCGAGTTTACTGTGACTTGTGTGGGATTAGCAAAGAACAAATTATTCATTGTTAATATATTACAAATAACAAACTGTACTAAACTAGTAAgctattaatatatttaaaagatTATGAACTAAGCTCACCTTCAAGTAATCTTTCCATACTTCATCATTAGCAGTGAACGTCTTTGCAATTGGGTCCCACCCAAAGCCAGAGTTGTTACGCATAAGCATAGACATCTTGTTATATTGCTTCTTAAACCGCTTCATTCAGCTCAAGTAATGATTATAAGTTTTTGGGAACCTAATTGTCGCATTAAGACGAGGAAGTATCACTCTTTCTACATTTTGATTGCTAAGTGACCCATTAGCATCACGCAATCCACTATTGATAGCATCCACCAAGAGGTGCAACAACTCATTGGTATCGTCCATGGTCCAAGATTCATagttctctttctctttgccCTTTCCTTGTTGTGAATTCCCCATTTAAATTACTACTacacactactacattttacactttgcacgacgaagagaattttgtcgcgcaaaataaATTGTAGTCACACAAATTTTAGCGCCAcagaaacttcgtcgcgcaaagatcatgaagaaagactttgcgcgactaAGTTTTTTCATTCGTGTAGCAAAGTGCTTTGCGTTACGAAAatcattggtcgcgcaaagttttgtgcgacgaaacacattggtcgcgcaaagtcttaaatttttttttttaaaataaaaaattcccgtgtcccatttttggtacccacccaaatttttagagttttgcgcgacgaatactaacGTCACGCAAATATTTGtgcgacaaaatattttttgtgttttaaatttttttaattaaaataaactaatttaatagtttgcacgacgaaatattttgtcgcgcaaggtttttgactttttgttttattatttctttaatattaatttaattatattaattttttcaaaattttactttttaaaattaatttaattgtatgatttttttaattactttaatttaaattgtcatattccaaataaaattacatatgaaaaatagtatatatatataatattcaaaatgtacacataaattaacaaagtacaataataaaatcctaatacaagcgtaTTGTGCTAGTAGTGGTGGAGGATATGTTTTGATAACTttctaatcctcaactttagccgtcaaagtctcgatgattccctacaaaaaaataaatatggttagataaattttttttaaaaaaaatggcataatctcccctaaaattattataccacaaatccaacccaaactccaatccctcccctttactcaaccccaaaccccacacaaactcaaaactaactccaaaaacacgtattaatgaaaaaaatttaaaatttggagagaatataccttgttgcaagattgagagtgagtgagaatgagagggagaagtgagtgagagaattagagaagatagtgatagagagatgagagagtgagtgagagtgagagatagtgaagagaaagatgagagatttaagtgagaggagtgagtgtgagagaaagggtgggatttggggagaggga contains:
- the LOC117613530 gene encoding uncharacterized protein At2g29880-like, whose amino-acid sequence is MGNSQQGKGKEKENYESWTMDDTNELLHLLVDAINSGLRDANGSLSNQNRFKKQYNKMSMLMRNNSGFGWDPIAKTFTANDEVWKDYLKIVVGGGTATGNGSIALGPDDTDSTTYGEENRDFGIEDFSYDPNNDAFIAPNHYEPSYKSPS